The Clostridium cylindrosporum DSM 605 genomic interval TCTTATCTGAGGAAATAGCTATAGAATTAGAAATAAGTCGTGAAGCGAAGCGGTTTGAGACTTAGTTCTTATTCTATAGCTATTTCTACGGATTAGAAGCTCTGGGAAATGGTCTCGTCGTTTTAGATAAAGGCAACACATCCTTGCAGGACACCCTATCCCACATAAAAAAGGCCATTGACTTTCCATCAACAGCCTAATAAATAAAATTAGTATAAATCCTTTATGCCTTTTCAAATTCTTCTACATTAAGAACGAATATAGTTGCTCCGCCGATTGCAACTTTAACAGGAGATGGCATGAACATTCCTCCTCCTCCAATTAGAGAGTTAGGTGGCGCAACTGTTGTTTCTCTAGTTCTACATACTTCTCTTATGATTTCTTTTACATCTTTAACTCTTTCATCTTCAACCCCTGTTAAAAGAGTAGTATTTCCTGATTTAAGAAACCCTCCAGTAGTTGAAAGTTTAGTTACTTGATAATTTGCTTTATTTAATTTCCCGATTAATTCGTTAGCATCATCATCATGAACAATTGCTATTACGAGTTTCATAAGTATCACTCCTATACTAAATAAATTTAGAAT includes:
- a CDS encoding cyclic-di-AMP receptor, producing MKLVIAIVHDDDANELIGKLNKANYQVTKLSTTGGFLKSGNTTLLTGVEDERVKDVKEIIREVCRTRETTVAPPNSLIGGGGMFMPSPVKVAIGGATIFVLNVEEFEKA